The Mucilaginibacter gracilis genomic interval CCAAAGCACAAAACCAACTTCTACTCGGCTAACTTCATTTCTAGCTCAACGGAAATCGGATATCAAAATGGCAAAGATATTCACTGGGATAGTACCCAAGTGCTTTTTTTTGATCCAAGTACGTCTCATGAGATTTACCTCAAAAAAGGAACGCGAGTAAAATGCAGCCGACTTATTTATACCAACAATTTTCTTAACGCTCTGGCTGGCAGTGAAATAAATTTCTCATCAGAGAAAGGCCAGTTCAATCAGACCATCAGCAATAGGACGATGGTGAAGGCAGAAGATTTTCTTCAGGATCGTTTGTTTAATATTTTACGTTACGAGCGCAATGAGTATCACTACCGGGCATCACTCTTTAGCGCAGCTTATGGGCTGACGACATTCTTTTTAAAACTTCTATCTGGCAAAAAAGAGATAATGAATGATCTCAACAAAAAGGACAATTATGCAATGCTAAAAGCGGCTAAGATACTTGAAGTGCATTTTTCTGACCGTTTCCCCGGAATTCATAAACTGGCATTTGATTGTAATATCTCGGTATCCAAACTCAAACGAGATTTCAAGAAAATTTATGGTATAACACCGCTGAATTATTTCCGCAACCTCCAGGTTACTTATGCAATGGTTTCCTATAAAGAACGAGAAAAAACGGCTAAGGAATTAGCTGCCGATTTAGGTTTTAAAAAAAGCAGCAACTTTTCGGCGTGGTATAAAAACATAAATGATCATCAAAATTATATCACTAAATCGTAAGGAAATGGGTAAGGTAACTACGGTCGGCATTATTGACGACGATAAATTTTACAGCACCATAGTATCCAGGCAATTGGAGCGCGCCAATATGCAAGTTATGTTTAATGCGTCAGACGGTAAGTGTGGATTGGCCGAACTACAGTCAATGTTAATTCACCCTAAAGTGGTTATTGTTGATATTGAAATGCCCATAATGGATGGCTTTGAGGTGGTAAGATATTTGAAACAAGCGTGGCCCCGTTTGCCAATTATTGCACACTCGTCGTTAACAAGCGACACTGTTCATCAACAGATCATTGCTGATGGTGCCGACATGTTTATTTTAAAGCAGCCAAACGCATTAAAGCTGATTGATGCTATTAAAAAATTAACAGCTATAAAAGTTAGTTAACAGCAAAAAAGTACACTATTGTATGGGGTTATTTACCCTTACCCTGCACCATAACTTTAACTGTTTTAAAAATAATGTTAAGGTCGGAGTTTAGGCTTATGTTTTGCAGGTAAAGTAAATCATAACGCACCCTGTCACGCATTTGGTCCACATTTTCGGCATAGCCGTAATGTACCTGCCCTATAGAGGTAACTCCCGGCCTCACCCGAAGCAGTTTTTTGTAATTAGGTGTCTTCTCTACTATTTGTTCGATAAAATGCTGCCGTTCGGGCCTTGGGCCAACTACAGACATATCGCCTTTTAGTACATTCCAAAATTGAGGGAGTTCATCCAGCCGGGTTTTGCGCATCATACGGCCCCACTTGGTAACCCTCGGATCATACTCTCTTGCTAATTGCGGACCAAATTTTTCGGCATCAATACGCATGCTTCTAAATTTGTGAATGTAAAATGGTTTTTCGTTACGGCCAATCCTTTGCTGCTTGTAAAATACCGGGCCTCTGGATGTTAGCTTAGTAATTATTGCCAAAATTAAAAATGCAGGGAAGCCCATTATCAGCACACTTGCCGAGAAGGCGATATCAAATGCGCGTTTTAAAAACCGTATCTTCATTGAAATTTGAGGATGCGATGTGATATGCAGTATTGGAAGCTCATTATAGTTAACTAACTGAGCACCATTATTGTTTAAAATCAAATCAGATACTACATTTATTTTTATAAAGTTGCTATCACCAAATTGCACCAAGCGTTTTAAAAATTCGCCATCCATTTGTTTATAGCAAATAAATATTTCGTCGGGTTTTTTGCTTAAAAGTGCGTCGGTTAACTCTTGCTCGGCCATATTTAGCACGCGCTCTTCGGCAATAAAATCGGCTAAATTATAACCGTATTCCGGATGGTGGCTGAACGAATTTAAAAGGCGCTGTGCTATTTCTTCGTCTCCTATAATAACAACCTGCCTATTGTTATAACCCTTCTTCCTGATAAAATCTAAACAGAAGAAAACAACCGACCGATAAATGACTACAAAACAGAAAAATAAAACATATGATACAACTAAAAAAAACCTGGGGATGTATGCCAGCTTAAAAAAATAGAATATAACAAATACAATAAGCAAATGGTAAATTAGCGATGCCATAAACTTATTAATGTTATCACCCAATTGTAGCGGCCGTTTTATTTTAAAGTTTCCGGATATAGCCGCAACAGATAGCCATGTGATATTAATAAAAAGAAGGAAAAGGGTGGTATCTGCATCCCACAAATACGATTTTGTTTGTATTAAGTGCCCGCTATAAAAAGCCCAATTCAATAACAAAAGATCTGTAATGAATATCAATCCGGGGAAATACTTAGAGTAACGTACAGACATATATTCAGTTTAAATAAAACACTTTTTTATACTAACCGCTTAATTATTTAACAAAACGCAGTGATTAATATTGGTGCTTTACCAAAAATGATGCCGCAAGCTATATTTGTATTTTTTAAGGATTTAGAAACCTTTTAAACTGAAAAGATGTATTATAATCGATACATTAAAGTATACATATCTAAACGAAATTTATGTAACACCCGGCGATAATTAACAAGCCTGTCGGAAATCGAATCACTAACCGCTTTACCCAATTGAGTAAAGTGCAACATGAGAGCCAGAATGTTGTTATCCAATTGGCAATTATCCCCAAAAGTTTTTTTGTGAATGCAGTATTTTGATTGAGTTGATGATAGCTGGCTACCGAATGGTTTGCCTACTGGATGCGGACGACATTTAATTTTTTGTGTTGATACCTGGTCATCGCGATCATTTTCGGCCAGGATAGCATCCATTATTACTTATCTGTGTCGGTTTATTTGCACCGCATTTAATGTACGTTACATAAAACGTATTACTTTATACCAATTGCCTAATAGTTTTCTTAACCAACATTTCTGAGGCCTACCGGGGTTTCGTTTAATTTATTCCAAGCTTTAATACTATCATCTATAAAAGCGGACGTTAATTTAAAATGGTCTTTATCGTTTGGGCAAACGAGTTTAAATTTGGCTTTAGGCAATTGTTCAATAACAGGTCGCGCTCCACAAATTCTGCAATTTTCGCAATAAATGTTTTTTTGAATAGAAATGTACATATAACAAATTTTAAATACCCACAAGTTACTGTCTCAATGGTTAGTCAATTATTAGGCCACTTAAATTTAAAAAATCAGGGGAATTATTAATCCTATTTATCAATATGCCCCCAAAACTAACATAAAACCATTTGTCCAACAACACTATTAAACGGTTCTCCGTCATAATAGTTTAACCAAAACAACTAAATATTTATAGCACAAAGCGTCTCTAAAGTTAAATTAGTGCCATTCAGCATTTTAATTTTTTAAATACAGCTCGCTTTATATTTGGTTCCGTAAAGTTTGTTTTTATAAGGCTGCCTAATACCAATACTATTGGCAATTTGGCTTTAATACACCATCCCTAAATCACATTAATAATTTTTACCCACATTACCGCAACGCTAACTTACAGCATATGTGTAGCCTTTCATCATTAATAACCAAAATGAAAATTCGAAATTTTACGCTTTTAATAATTACTCGTCAAAATCTAATTGGTTTTCTTAAGCTTTTCGTCAACAAACTTTTTAAATTTTTGTGCAAATATTGCCGAGCTAAACTTTTGTGAATGATCTCTGATAAATTTAAAATCTAACGCAGGTTCAAGAGCTTCAAATTTTAACACCGCCGCTTTAATAGCATCAACATTCTGCTCATAAAATAAAACGCCTGTTTTATTCTCTATTATTGTTTCCAGTGCTCCTCCTTTTCCAAAAGCAATAACCGGGGTTCCACAAGCCTGGGCTTCAACGGGCACTATTCCAAAATCCTCTTCGGCAGCAAAAACAAAGGCTTTTGCTTTCGACATATATTTTTTTAAAACATCAAATTGTTGAAAACCCAATAATTGTATATTGTCGGTTTTTAGTTTTACAATTTTCTTCATATCCGGTCCATCGCCAATAACAACGAGAGTTTTATCCGGCATTTCGGAAAAGGCTTTAACAATTAAATCAATTTTTTTGTAAGGCACCAATCGCGAACAGGTAAAATAATAATTGTCTTTTACCTCTTCTAAAGCAAAATCGTCTACAGCTA includes:
- a CDS encoding helix-turn-helix domain-containing protein, with the translated sequence MLNILINENIGLPYNSYNVGLKKMHNDAFFTRWKNVNLSRVAPFIYLRYYERHSTVYEKQSTVSGLTTKGYFYLNNEFAACEVFVEKVQEGFWMIAMEIRSKENIHYYITPKHKTNFYSANFISSSTEIGYQNGKDIHWDSTQVLFFDPSTSHEIYLKKGTRVKCSRLIYTNNFLNALAGSEINFSSEKGQFNQTISNRTMVKAEDFLQDRLFNILRYERNEYHYRASLFSAAYGLTTFFLKLLSGKKEIMNDLNKKDNYAMLKAAKILEVHFSDRFPGIHKLAFDCNISVSKLKRDFKKIYGITPLNYFRNLQVTYAMVSYKEREKTAKELAADLGFKKSSNFSAWYKNINDHQNYITKS
- a CDS encoding response regulator, with the protein product MIIKIISLNRKEMGKVTTVGIIDDDKFYSTIVSRQLERANMQVMFNASDGKCGLAELQSMLIHPKVVIVDIEMPIMDGFEVVRYLKQAWPRLPIIAHSSLTSDTVHQQIIADGADMFILKQPNALKLIDAIKKLTAIKVS
- a CDS encoding sugar transferase, which produces MSVRYSKYFPGLIFITDLLLLNWAFYSGHLIQTKSYLWDADTTLFLLFINITWLSVAAISGNFKIKRPLQLGDNINKFMASLIYHLLIVFVIFYFFKLAYIPRFFLVVSYVLFFCFVVIYRSVVFFCLDFIRKKGYNNRQVVIIGDEEIAQRLLNSFSHHPEYGYNLADFIAEERVLNMAEQELTDALLSKKPDEIFICYKQMDGEFLKRLVQFGDSNFIKINVVSDLILNNNGAQLVNYNELPILHITSHPQISMKIRFLKRAFDIAFSASVLIMGFPAFLILAIITKLTSRGPVFYKQQRIGRNEKPFYIHKFRSMRIDAEKFGPQLAREYDPRVTKWGRMMRKTRLDELPQFWNVLKGDMSVVGPRPERQHFIEQIVEKTPNYKKLLRVRPGVTSIGQVHYGYAENVDQMRDRVRYDLLYLQNISLNSDLNIIFKTVKVMVQGKGK